A DNA window from Chelativorans sp. AA-79 contains the following coding sequences:
- a CDS encoding DUF4870 domain-containing protein, which yields MSETNQGPTPPRKTDGWLEPGPTNIQVIYILYLVGFVIGISALVGIVLAYMNRGRSAEWVETHYTWAIRTFWIGILYAVISGVLMVVGIGFLLLIAVAIWVVVRMVVGLQAVGRGEPIRNPQSWVL from the coding sequence ATGAGCGAAACGAACCAAGGGCCCACACCGCCCCGCAAGACAGATGGTTGGCTCGAACCCGGCCCAACCAACATCCAGGTGATCTACATCCTCTATCTCGTCGGATTCGTCATCGGCATCTCGGCGCTGGTGGGCATCGTGCTCGCCTACATGAACCGCGGCAGATCCGCCGAGTGGGTCGAGACCCACTACACCTGGGCTATCCGCACCTTCTGGATCGGCATCCTCTATGCGGTGATCTCCGGAGTCCTCATGGTGGTGGGAATCGGTTTCCTGCTCCTGATCGCCGTCGCGATCTGGGTGGTGGTGCGCATGGTGGTCGGCCTGCAGGCGGTGGGCCGCGGCGAGCCCATCCGGAACCCCCAAAGCTGGGTGCTTTGA